A genomic segment from Streptosporangium roseum DSM 43021 encodes:
- the secE gene encoding preprotein translocase subunit SecE, with product MAIDTRGETADKPSGEKKAKRTSPALFYRQVVAELRKVIWPTRKDLISYTIIVLVFVLIMVGIVSGLDAVFTEGVLRIFGGA from the coding sequence GTGGCGATCGACACGCGCGGCGAAACCGCAGACAAGCCGAGCGGTGAGAAGAAGGCGAAGCGAACTTCTCCCGCCCTCTTCTACCGGCAGGTTGTCGCTGAGCTGCGCAAGGTCATCTGGCCTACGCGCAAGGACCTTATTTCCTACACCATCATCGTCCTGGTCTTTGTTCTGATCATGGTCGGGATCGTGTCTGGGCTCGACGCGGTGTTCACCGAGGGTGTGCTGCGGATCTTCGGCGGAGCCTGA
- the nusG gene encoding transcription termination/antitermination protein NusG yields MSESSQSAGESREERAGEPEEVVDVTEDSLVESDESDVDAENEAAEAPADTDEADEAPAGEVDEDGDVLPDVDPVEEFKRQLRSQFGEWYVIHSYAGYENRVKSNIETRTQSLNMEDYIFQVEVPTHHVTEVKSGKRQLVKERVLPGYVLVRMDLTDESWSAVRNTPGVTGFVGLSNKPSPLSLDEVAKLLAPEPSEEVKKSTAKASAATVDFEIGESVTVMDGPFATLPATVSEISAESQKLKVLVSIFGRETPVELSFNQVSKI; encoded by the coding sequence GTGTCCGAGTCTTCACAGTCGGCCGGCGAGTCCCGCGAAGAGCGGGCGGGCGAGCCGGAAGAGGTCGTCGACGTTACGGAGGACTCGCTCGTCGAGTCCGACGAGTCTGACGTCGACGCCGAAAACGAGGCCGCCGAGGCCCCGGCCGACACCGACGAGGCCGACGAGGCCCCGGCCGGCGAGGTCGACGAGGACGGTGACGTCCTTCCCGACGTCGATCCGGTCGAGGAGTTCAAGCGCCAGCTGCGGAGCCAGTTCGGCGAGTGGTACGTCATCCACTCCTACGCGGGTTACGAGAACCGCGTGAAGTCGAACATCGAGACCCGCACGCAGTCCCTCAACATGGAGGACTACATCTTCCAGGTCGAGGTGCCCACCCACCACGTGACCGAGGTGAAGAGCGGCAAGCGCCAGCTCGTCAAGGAGCGGGTGCTGCCCGGCTACGTGCTCGTCCGTATGGACCTCACCGACGAGTCCTGGTCCGCGGTGCGTAACACGCCCGGCGTCACCGGCTTCGTCGGTCTGTCGAACAAGCCGAGCCCGCTGAGCCTCGACGAGGTCGCCAAGCTGCTCGCGCCGGAGCCGTCCGAAGAGGTCAAGAAGTCGACCGCCAAGGCCTCCGCCGCGACCGTCGACTTCGAGATCGGCGAGTCCGTCACGGTCATGGACGGCCCGTTCGCCACGCTGCCCGCCACGGTCAGTGAGATCAGCGCCGAGTCGCAGAAGCTCAAGGTGCTGGTGTCGATCTTCGGTCGTGAGACCCCCGTTGAACTCTCGTTCAACCAGGTCTCGAAGATCTGA
- the rplK gene encoding 50S ribosomal protein L11, translating into MPPKKKIAALVKVQLPAGQATPAPPVGTALGPHGVNIMDFVKQYNAATEAQRGNIIPVEITIFEDRTFTFVTKTPPAPELIKKAAGVAKGSPVPQKDKVGKLTKEQLRQIAETKMQDLNANDIEAAEKIIAGTARSMGITIAD; encoded by the coding sequence ATGCCTCCTAAGAAGAAGATTGCGGCACTGGTCAAGGTCCAGCTTCCCGCTGGCCAGGCCACGCCCGCTCCGCCGGTCGGTACCGCCCTCGGTCCGCACGGCGTCAACATCATGGACTTCGTGAAGCAGTACAACGCTGCCACCGAGGCCCAGCGCGGCAACATCATCCCCGTTGAGATCACCATCTTCGAGGACCGCACCTTCACCTTCGTCACGAAGACGCCTCCGGCGCCCGAGCTGATCAAGAAGGCCGCCGGTGTGGCGAAGGGCTCGCCCGTCCCGCAGAAGGACAAGGTCGGCAAGCTCACCAAGGAGCAGCTGCGCCAGATCGCCGAGACCAAGATGCAGGACCTCAACGCCAACGACATCGAGGCGGCCGAGAAGATCATCGCCGGCACCGCCCGGTCGATGGGCATCACGATCGCCGACTAG
- the rplA gene encoding 50S ribosomal protein L1, whose translation MKRSKAFRSAAEKVDNENLYSPAEAAKLAKETSVTKFDATVEVALRLGVDPRKADQMVRGTVNLPHGTGKTARVLVFATGDRAEEARAAGADIVGADELIDEVAKGRLDFDAVVATPDLMGKVGRLGRVLGPRGLMPNPKTGTVTPAVGKAVTDIKGGKIEFRVDRHANLHFIIGKVSFGERQLIENYAAALDEVLRLKPSAAKGRYVKKVVFSTSMGPGIPVDPNVTRAMTAELDA comes from the coding sequence GTGAAGCGCAGCAAGGCTTTCCGCAGCGCAGCGGAGAAGGTCGACAACGAGAACCTCTACAGCCCGGCCGAGGCGGCCAAGCTGGCAAAGGAGACCTCGGTCACCAAGTTCGACGCGACCGTCGAGGTCGCTCTGCGACTCGGCGTCGACCCCCGTAAGGCGGACCAGATGGTGCGTGGCACCGTCAACCTCCCGCACGGCACCGGTAAGACCGCCCGGGTCCTGGTCTTCGCGACCGGCGACCGTGCCGAGGAGGCCCGCGCAGCGGGTGCCGACATCGTCGGTGCCGACGAACTGATCGACGAGGTCGCCAAGGGCCGCCTCGACTTCGACGCCGTCGTCGCCACCCCGGACCTCATGGGCAAGGTCGGCCGCCTGGGCCGCGTGCTCGGTCCGCGTGGTCTGATGCCGAACCCCAAGACCGGCACCGTGACCCCGGCCGTCGGCAAGGCCGTCACCGACATCAAGGGCGGCAAGATCGAGTTCCGTGTCGACCGGCACGCGAACCTGCACTTCATCATCGGCAAGGTGTCGTTCGGCGAGCGTCAGCTCATCGAGAACTACGCCGCCGCCCTCGACGAGGTGCTGCGTCTCAAGCCGTCCGCGGCCAAGGGCCGTTACGTCAAGAAGGTCGTCTTCTCCACGTCCATGGGCCCCGGCATCCCGGTCGACCCGAACGTGACGCGGGCGATGACCGCCGAACTCGACGCCTGA
- a CDS encoding LppX_LprAFG lipoprotein, protein MRRLAPALALGAAALVAVTGCGAQSTGSLGNIKLAAAEAVQQSAQRAGEVTSYSADLVLDATGGDKGASKVQGSLLYQSKPQLATDIKLDTITFGGQNVPGGARAILTGETVYVKSELLNKFAGATKPWVKVSLSDLETNEQAKVRDFMAQVQQFDLAGTVKLLTTSKDVKAVGTETVGGVETTHYSGTFPVAEAAQVIDPAKREQLQEKLSRIKNVKFDLWSDAESLPRKVTLSGSEQNATFNLAASFKGFNEPVQIAAPPADQVGDLPENHRGN, encoded by the coding sequence ATGCGCCGATTGGCTCCCGCACTGGCATTGGGAGCGGCCGCTCTGGTCGCGGTCACGGGATGCGGTGCGCAGAGCACCGGTTCCCTCGGAAACATCAAGCTGGCCGCCGCCGAGGCGGTGCAGCAGAGTGCGCAGAGGGCCGGAGAGGTCACCTCCTACTCCGCGGACCTGGTGCTCGACGCCACAGGCGGAGACAAGGGCGCGAGCAAGGTGCAGGGCAGCCTGCTCTACCAGAGCAAGCCCCAACTGGCCACCGACATCAAGCTGGACACGATCACCTTCGGCGGGCAGAACGTGCCGGGCGGGGCACGGGCGATCCTGACCGGCGAGACCGTGTACGTGAAGTCGGAGCTGCTCAACAAGTTCGCCGGCGCGACCAAGCCGTGGGTCAAGGTGTCGCTCAGCGATCTCGAAACCAACGAGCAGGCCAAGGTCAGGGACTTCATGGCTCAGGTCCAGCAGTTCGACCTCGCGGGGACCGTCAAGCTGCTGACGACGTCGAAGGACGTCAAGGCGGTCGGTACCGAGACGGTCGGCGGGGTGGAGACGACCCACTACAGCGGCACCTTCCCGGTGGCCGAGGCCGCCCAGGTGATCGACCCGGCCAAGCGCGAGCAACTCCAGGAGAAGCTCTCGCGGATCAAGAACGTCAAGTTCGACCTGTGGTCCGACGCCGAGAGCCTGCCCCGCAAGGTGACGCTGAGCGGCTCCGAGCAGAACGCCACGTTCAATCTGGCGGCGTCCTTCAAGGGCTTCAACGAGCCCGTGCAGATCGCCGCCCCGCCCGCCGACCAGGTGGGTGACCTGCCGGAGAACCACCGCGGAAACTGA
- the rplJ gene encoding 50S ribosomal protein L10, with the protein MAKAEKATAVAELKSSFDGSSAAVLTEYRGLTVAQLKQLRVSLGENAKFAVVKNTLTKIAANEAGISQLDDLLAGPSAIAFVNGDVVEAAKSLRDFAKANPLLVIKGGVVDGKSMTPAEISKLADLESREVLLAKLAGALKAKQGHAAAVFNALPTNMAQLAEALRAKRDEAGE; encoded by the coding sequence ATGGCGAAGGCGGAAAAGGCAACGGCTGTAGCCGAGCTCAAGAGCAGCTTCGACGGCTCTAGCGCTGCCGTTCTGACCGAGTACCGCGGTCTCACCGTCGCTCAGCTCAAGCAGCTGCGCGTTTCTCTCGGTGAGAATGCGAAGTTCGCCGTGGTGAAGAACACGCTGACCAAGATCGCGGCCAACGAGGCCGGGATCAGCCAGCTCGACGACCTGCTCGCGGGTCCGTCTGCGATCGCGTTCGTCAACGGCGACGTGGTCGAGGCTGCCAAGAGTCTGCGTGACTTCGCCAAGGCCAATCCCCTCCTGGTCATCAAGGGTGGTGTCGTCGACGGCAAGTCGATGACCCCGGCCGAGATCAGCAAGCTTGCCGACCTCGAGTCGCGTGAGGTTCTCCTCGCGAAGCTGGCCGGCGCTCTGAAGGCGAAGCAGGGCCACGCGGCCGCCGTCTTCAACGCGCTGCCCACCAACATGGCTCAGCTGGCCGAGGCTCTGCGCGCCAAGCGCGACGAGGCCGGCGAGTAG
- the rplL gene encoding 50S ribosomal protein L7/L12 has translation MAKLSTDELLDAFKEMTLLELSDFVKLFEETFDVKAAAPVAVAAAPGAGGAAAAEEVEEQDEFDVVLEAAGDKKIQVIKEIRALTSLGLKEAKDLVDGAPKPVFDGKVNKEQAEKAKAALEAAGATVTVK, from the coding sequence ATGGCGAAGCTCAGCACCGACGAGCTGCTCGACGCTTTCAAGGAGATGACCCTCCTTGAGCTGTCCGACTTCGTGAAGCTCTTCGAGGAGACCTTCGACGTCAAGGCCGCCGCTCCGGTCGCCGTTGCCGCCGCCCCGGGTGCCGGTGGCGCTGCCGCCGCCGAAGAGGTTGAGGAGCAGGACGAGTTCGACGTCGTCCTCGAGGCCGCCGGCGACAAGAAGATCCAGGTCATCAAGGAGATCCGCGCTCTGACGAGCCTGGGCCTCAAGGAGGCCAAGGACCTCGTGGACGGCGCCCCCAAGCCCGTCTTCGACGGCAAGGTCAACAAGGAGCAGGCTGAGAAGGCCAAGGCCGCCCTCGAGGCCGCCGGCGCGACGGTCACCGTCAAGTAG